Proteins encoded by one window of Mycoplasma capricolum subsp. capricolum ATCC 27343:
- a CDS encoding SDR family oxidoreductase: MKPLVVITGASSGIGLACAKYFSKKGFPLLILARRKEILDSLNLPNTLTAKVDVRNFEELNQAVKKAEQVYGPVNLLINNAGIMPMDQYVDQSLEDKYNTLDVNVKGVINGMDAVLPSMLKQNHGTIVNISSVAGRYTYDDHSIYNGSKFAVNAITEQVRRELSDTNIRFSLIEPAIVDTNLLSTTKNQKILNSYISRKNSLNGGLKPEQLAEVIYYIYSLPQDVVIPELMISHTNQKV, from the coding sequence ATGAAACCATTAGTTGTAATTACTGGAGCAAGTTCAGGAATTGGATTAGCTTGTGCTAAATATTTTTCAAAAAAAGGCTTTCCATTACTAATACTTGCTAGAAGAAAAGAAATATTAGATAGTTTAAATTTACCAAATACTTTAACTGCTAAAGTTGATGTTAGAAATTTCGAAGAACTAAATCAAGCTGTTAAAAAAGCTGAACAAGTTTATGGACCTGTTAATTTATTAATTAATAACGCTGGAATTATGCCAATGGATCAATATGTTGATCAAAGTTTAGAAGATAAATATAATACTTTAGATGTTAATGTTAAAGGTGTTATTAATGGAATGGATGCAGTTTTACCAAGCATGTTAAAACAAAATCATGGAACAATAGTTAATATTTCTAGTGTTGCTGGAAGATATACTTATGATGATCATTCTATTTATAATGGGTCTAAATTTGCTGTTAATGCAATTACAGAACAAGTTAGAAGAGAATTAAGTGATACTAATATTAGATTTAGTTTAATTGAACCTGCAATTGTTGATACTAATTTATTATCAACAACTAAAAATCAAAAGATTTTAAATAGTTATATATCAAGAAAAAATAGTTTAAATGGTGGCTTAAAACCTGAACAACTAGCTGAAGTTATTTATTATATTTACTCATTGCCACAAGATGTAGTAATTCCTGAGCTAATGATTTCTCACACTAATCAAAAAGTATAA
- the yihA gene encoding ribosome biogenesis GTP-binding protein YihA/YsxC — MIKQASFITSAANKSNWINDDVSEICLIGRSNVGKSSFINSLTNNNKLAKISNTPGKTRLLNFFEINKGEYRLVDAPGYGYAKVDDSIKIQFAKMMEEYFINRKNLKGVFLLLDLRHKPSNDDIMMYQFLKHYNIPVVIIGTKLDKLKKNEYIKNEKMIKEAINFYQEDDFIKISNLNKTNIIKCYELINKLLGSK, encoded by the coding sequence ATGATAAAACAAGCTAGTTTTATAACTTCAGCAGCTAACAAAAGCAATTGAATTAATGATGATGTTAGTGAAATTTGTTTAATTGGGAGAAGTAATGTTGGAAAATCTAGTTTCATAAATTCACTAACAAATAATAATAAACTAGCAAAAATCTCAAATACTCCTGGAAAAACTAGATTATTAAACTTTTTTGAAATTAATAAAGGAGAGTATCGTTTAGTTGATGCTCCAGGTTATGGTTATGCTAAAGTTGATGATTCTATAAAAATTCAATTTGCAAAAATGATGGAAGAATACTTTATTAATCGTAAAAATTTAAAAGGTGTTTTTTTATTATTAGATCTAAGACACAAACCTAGTAATGATGATATAATGATGTATCAATTTTTAAAACATTATAATATTCCGGTTGTTATAATTGGTACTAAATTAGATAAGTTAAAGAAAAATGAATATATTAAAAATGAAAAAATGATCAAAGAAGCAATAAATTTTTATCAAGAAGATGACTTTATAAAGATTTCTAATTTAAATAAGACTAATATTATAAAGTGTTATGAATTAATAAATAAACTTTTAGGGAGTAAATAG
- the greA gene encoding transcription elongation factor GreA produces the protein MSKEIILTQEGLEELKAELKNLLEVTRPKVIEELVEARNQGDLSENADYDAARNRQAEVEARIKEVETLINRAKVIDNSKTHSTGEVKIGSTVEFLSSLDHKTKEIKIVGAIEADPFSRLISNESPIAKAILGKKIGDTVEIKDILKPYKITIKSIK, from the coding sequence ATGTCAAAAGAAATTATTTTAACTCAAGAAGGATTAGAAGAATTAAAAGCAGAACTTAAAAATCTGTTAGAAGTTACTAGACCTAAAGTAATTGAAGAACTGGTTGAAGCTCGTAATCAAGGTGATTTATCTGAAAATGCCGATTATGATGCTGCTAGAAATAGACAAGCTGAAGTTGAAGCAAGAATTAAAGAAGTTGAAACTTTAATCAATAGAGCTAAAGTTATTGATAATTCTAAAACTCATTCAACTGGTGAAGTTAAAATAGGATCAACTGTAGAATTTCTTTCAAGTCTAGATCATAAAACAAAAGAAATAAAAATTGTTGGAGCCATTGAAGCTGATCCTTTTTCTCGTTTAATTTCTAATGAATCACCAATTGCTAAAGCTATTTTAGGTAAAAAGATTGGTGATACTGTTGAAATTAAAGATATTTTAAAACCATATAAAATTACAATCAAAAGTATTAAATAA
- a CDS encoding amino acid permease yields MKWFKRIANYSSAIKWATSLVLILAGIVMAFMNGSTNYKMWNNDFNQSIKTLSFNAFSKAFVSCFFFFSGFESFATAGKNIKNPEKNLSKGIMIIMLISSIFYIVIMMIFFAAVNPKQGFSQNMTTGLWNMQPIIQIKWLSVLGIVIMFISQIALRANTSVQNALYGGTMLQPMAVEGYISEKYNELNKDNIPVKASLLNTYVILLITFLWLIIPDIIYGFQKPGTQLIFNVAQLTEASSAIIISLYIISVLALLKVAIQKYIKLHIWEWISFSLVLILLIVLFFYHYYELFNIIAKYIKKDLDTKLEDLIGAVVELLFIIISLAFATIWYFAYYNKKLKQRLSTSQGRKLQKELDKEFVLINTNKPFKTKEN; encoded by the coding sequence ATGAAATGATTTAAAAGAATAGCAAATTATTCATCAGCTATTAAATGAGCTACTTCACTTGTTTTAATTTTAGCTGGCATTGTTATGGCTTTTATGAATGGTTCAACTAATTATAAAATGTGAAATAATGATTTTAATCAATCAATTAAAACATTAAGTTTTAATGCTTTTTCAAAAGCATTTGTTTCTTGTTTTTTCTTTTTTTCTGGATTTGAATCATTTGCAACAGCTGGTAAAAATATTAAAAATCCAGAAAAGAACTTATCAAAAGGTATTATGATTATTATGTTAATTTCATCAATATTTTACATAGTAATTATGATGATATTTTTTGCAGCAGTTAACCCAAAACAAGGCTTTAGTCAAAATATGACAACTGGGTTGTGAAATATGCAACCAATAATACAAATAAAATGATTATCTGTTTTAGGTATTGTTATAATGTTTATTTCCCAAATTGCTTTAAGAGCAAATACTTCTGTACAGAATGCTTTGTATGGTGGAACAATGCTTCAACCTATGGCTGTTGAAGGATATATTTCTGAAAAATATAATGAATTAAATAAAGACAATATTCCTGTTAAAGCTTCGTTATTAAATACTTATGTAATACTTTTAATAACATTCTTATGATTAATTATTCCAGATATTATTTATGGTTTTCAAAAACCAGGAACTCAATTAATTTTTAATGTAGCTCAATTAACAGAAGCATCAAGTGCTATTATAATTTCTTTATACATTATAAGTGTTTTAGCATTATTAAAAGTTGCTATTCAAAAATATATTAAATTGCATATTTGAGAATGAATTAGTTTTAGTCTGGTATTAATTTTATTAATTGTATTATTTTTTTATCACTATTATGAATTATTTAATATAATTGCTAAATATATTAAAAAAGATCTAGACACAAAATTAGAAGATTTAATAGGAGCAGTTGTTGAATTATTATTTATTATAATTTCACTAGCATTTGCAACAATTTGATATTTTGCATATTATAATAAAAAATTAAAACAAAGATTATCAACTAGTCAAGGAAGAAAACTACAAAAAGAACTTGATAAAGAATTTGTTTTGATTAATACAAATAAACCATTTAAAACAAAAGAAAATTAA
- a CDS encoding cation-translocating P-type ATPase, which yields MDNLEQKTIDEVQKILNTNIKTGLTNQKASELLIKNGKNELAKNKQTPAILIFLKSLIQPIQIVLFIAAIISVIAPLISSKHFEVKFDDFIDFIVIMGVIILDATLETIQQIKARKSVDALKSLSKPSAIVLRDSIVKEIDASELVVGDIVILEAGKYVPADLRLLESSDCMVEESILTGESLPVEKNIKPIKQTNILADKKNICFMSTFITSGRAIGVVVKTGIDTEIGKISKTISENEEQVTPLEKKMNKFSYLISILAIIISFFVFISFIISSNKNNWATYLMISITLAIGVIPESLSAIVSIALSFATKRMAKNNVIVKKLESIETLGSVNVICTDKTGTLTQNKMAIKKLIWNNQIILSDEFIDKTENELAKTLFLKSLVLPNDSITEKDERIGDPTELALVDFAEQLKIDEQKFRRKYPRIFEIPFDSERKLMSTVNILEDDKKFIFTKGALDQILKKCSKIFINNKIVKLTNTYKKEIKKLSTSLSDDALRVLGFGFKQILNDEQQTEEDLIFIGAVGMIDPIRKEALIAIQQAKAAGIKTIMITGDHAITALAIAKDLDLAYTQYEVMSSEKLEQYTDQELESAIDNIKIFARVNPEHKVRIVQALQKKGYIVSMTGDGVNDAPSLAIADIGVAMGVSGTDVAKQAADVILTNDDLNTMMTGVLEGRNVYQKIRRAIVLLLGFNFANVISIVIISLLLKISPLNATNILFVNLVVDSCLAFGIGMSPIDRTLLKNKPQLRNSNILSEIIWPLFKVGLSLSTAQIISFIIGMSVTNLDYYNSLENYNKANNWFLFIQQNSNTLLTNLDDMHDFIVFGRTSMFITSIISPILFTHLIKLTNWKETKKIDWTISKPLICACVIALLISIIAFSIPVLNSKVFGLAGINDTKQYINWNSKNMWILFSSLGCGLIPFIFILITDAIEFYSYHLSNRTWEKRQKLIKQIIDQEQKEQEIKKEDKKNQAI from the coding sequence ATGGATAATTTAGAGCAAAAAACGATTGATGAAGTTCAAAAAATATTGAATACAAATATTAAAACTGGTCTAACAAATCAAAAAGCTAGTGAATTATTAATAAAAAATGGTAAAAATGAATTAGCAAAAAATAAGCAAACACCCGCTATTTTAATATTTTTAAAATCTTTAATTCAACCAATACAAATAGTTTTATTCATTGCAGCTATTATTTCAGTGATAGCCCCATTAATTTCATCAAAACATTTTGAAGTTAAATTTGATGATTTTATTGATTTTATAGTAATTATGGGAGTAATTATTTTAGATGCAACTTTAGAAACAATTCAACAAATTAAAGCAAGAAAATCAGTTGATGCTTTAAAATCATTATCTAAGCCTTCAGCTATTGTTTTAAGAGATTCTATTGTTAAAGAAATTGACGCCTCTGAATTAGTAGTTGGTGATATTGTAATATTAGAAGCTGGAAAATATGTTCCAGCAGATTTACGTTTGCTAGAGTCAAGCGATTGTATGGTTGAAGAATCGATTTTAACAGGTGAATCATTACCAGTTGAAAAAAATATAAAACCAATTAAGCAAACTAATATTCTAGCAGACAAGAAAAATATTTGTTTTATGTCTACTTTTATAACTTCAGGTAGGGCAATTGGTGTTGTTGTTAAAACTGGAATTGATACTGAAATTGGAAAAATTTCTAAAACAATTTCTGAAAATGAAGAGCAAGTAACACCATTAGAAAAGAAAATGAATAAATTCAGTTATTTAATTTCTATTCTAGCTATTATAATAAGCTTTTTTGTATTCATTAGTTTTATAATTAGTTCAAATAAAAACAACTGAGCAACTTATTTAATGATTTCAATAACATTAGCAATTGGTGTTATTCCTGAATCGCTTTCTGCTATTGTATCTATTGCTTTATCTTTTGCTACAAAAAGAATGGCAAAAAATAATGTTATTGTTAAAAAGTTAGAAAGTATTGAAACTTTAGGGTCAGTAAATGTGATTTGTACTGATAAAACAGGGACATTAACTCAAAATAAAATGGCAATTAAAAAGTTAATTTGAAACAATCAAATTATTTTATCTGATGAATTTATAGATAAAACTGAAAATGAATTAGCTAAAACTTTATTTTTAAAATCTTTAGTTTTACCAAATGATTCAATTACTGAAAAAGATGAGAGAATTGGAGATCCTACAGAACTTGCATTAGTTGATTTTGCTGAACAGTTAAAAATTGATGAACAAAAGTTTAGAAGAAAATATCCAAGAATTTTTGAAATACCTTTTGATAGTGAAAGAAAATTAATGTCAACTGTTAATATTTTAGAAGATGATAAAAAATTTATTTTTACAAAAGGTGCTTTAGACCAAATACTAAAAAAGTGTTCAAAAATTTTTATTAATAATAAAATTGTTAAACTAACTAATACTTATAAAAAAGAAATTAAAAAGTTATCAACATCTTTAAGTGATGATGCTTTAAGAGTACTAGGATTTGGATTTAAACAAATTTTAAATGATGAACAGCAAACTGAAGAAGACTTGATTTTTATTGGGGCTGTTGGAATGATTGATCCTATTAGAAAAGAAGCTTTAATAGCAATTCAACAAGCAAAAGCCGCTGGTATTAAAACAATTATGATTACTGGAGATCATGCTATTACAGCTTTAGCAATAGCAAAGGATTTAGACTTAGCTTATACTCAATATGAAGTAATGTCTTCAGAAAAATTAGAACAATATACAGATCAAGAACTAGAAAGCGCCATTGATAATATTAAAATTTTTGCAAGAGTAAATCCTGAACACAAAGTAAGAATTGTTCAAGCTTTACAAAAAAAGGGATATATTGTTTCAATGACAGGTGATGGAGTTAATGATGCTCCAAGTTTAGCAATAGCTGATATCGGGGTTGCTATGGGTGTTAGTGGAACTGATGTTGCAAAACAAGCAGCAGATGTAATACTAACTAATGATGATTTAAATACTATGATGACAGGAGTTCTAGAAGGACGTAATGTATATCAAAAAATTAGACGCGCAATTGTTTTACTATTAGGATTTAACTTTGCAAATGTAATAAGTATTGTTATTATTTCATTATTATTAAAGATTTCACCTCTAAATGCTACAAATATTTTGTTTGTTAATCTTGTAGTTGATTCTTGTTTGGCATTTGGAATTGGAATGAGTCCAATCGATAGAACTCTTTTAAAAAATAAACCTCAACTAAGAAATAGCAATATACTTAGTGAGATAATTTGACCATTATTTAAAGTAGGTTTATCTTTATCAACTGCTCAAATAATTTCATTTATAATTGGAATGTCAGTAACAAATCTTGATTATTATAATAGTTTAGAAAATTATAATAAAGCTAATAATTGGTTTTTATTTATTCAACAAAATAGTAATACCTTATTAACCAATTTAGACGATATGCACGATTTTATAGTATTTGGAAGAACTAGTATGTTTATTACAAGTATCATTTCACCAATTCTATTTACTCATCTAATAAAACTTACAAATTGAAAAGAAACCAAAAAAATTGACTGAACTATCTCAAAACCTTTGATTTGTGCTTGTGTTATTGCTTTATTAATTTCAATAATAGCATTTTCAATACCAGTGCTTAATTCAAAAGTATTTGGTTTAGCAGGCATTAATGATACAAAACAATATATTAATTGAAACTCTAAAAATATGTGAATTCTATTTTCAAGTTTAGGATGTGGGTTAATTCCTTTTATATTTATTTTAATAACTGATGCAATAGAATTTTATTCATATCACTTATCAAATAGAACTTGAGAAAAAAGACAAAAACTAATAAAGCAAATAATCGATCAAGAACAAAAAGAACAAGAGATTAAAAAAGAAGATAAAAAAAATCAAGCAATATAA
- the uvrC gene encoding excinuclease ABC subunit UvrC — translation MNLKEQVDLLTNKPGCYLFLNKDNEVIYVGKAKNLKKRVSTYFNKAYNIKTTRLIREITHLKYFIVDNEKESLLLEKNLIKKYRPKYNVLLNDDKTYPYIIITNQKDPMYKYVRKYEKKALRNYGPLPIGSNARSILLTLQRLFPLRMCKGDLKKPCLYYHLNQCSGACFKTVDSSYYEYQIKQVDKFFKGEINQVKQTLVKQMQKASDNLQFEQAKRIKDQITSLDFITAKQNVDIVTNKNIDVVNYEINEEKICFVMLFYRLGQLTYKDEYIQNYEGQDLDELLNSYLQQIYQKNLYPDVLLIPNEIDLLDLDENLLEFSSYSFNNQDDIFIKLAKQNAVDSLNKSILSNNVNSGDELEILDQLQQISNINKYPKRIEIFDISNIYNQFITGACIVYINAKPVRNEFRKYNIDSQYTSDYARMKFMLEKRFLKRIKEKEQLPDLIIVDGGIIQIHAAKEVLNKLNLKINVIGLSKDNNHKTRYLIDIFEQTIDIKNFKKLYNFLTSLQIRVDEYAKSGFRKKYHNQLNDQILLIKGVGKKTNLKLYKHFKTIDNIKNASFDELNKIINNKKITNLIISNFKK, via the coding sequence ATGAATTTAAAAGAACAAGTTGACTTATTAACAAACAAACCTGGTTGTTATTTATTTTTAAATAAAGATAATGAAGTTATTTATGTAGGAAAAGCTAAAAATTTAAAAAAAAGAGTTAGTACTTATTTTAATAAGGCTTATAATATAAAGACAACAAGACTAATTAGAGAAATTACTCACTTGAAGTATTTTATTGTTGATAATGAAAAAGAGTCATTACTTTTAGAAAAAAACTTAATTAAAAAGTATCGCCCTAAGTATAATGTTTTGTTAAATGATGATAAGACTTATCCATACATAATAATTACTAATCAAAAAGATCCAATGTATAAATATGTTAGAAAATATGAAAAAAAAGCTCTAAGAAATTATGGTCCTTTACCAATTGGAAGTAATGCTAGATCTATTTTATTAACACTACAACGTTTGTTTCCTTTAAGAATGTGTAAAGGTGATTTGAAAAAACCTTGTTTGTATTATCATTTAAACCAATGTTCTGGAGCTTGTTTTAAAACGGTTGATTCTAGTTATTATGAATATCAAATAAAACAAGTTGACAAATTTTTTAAAGGTGAAATTAATCAAGTAAAACAAACTTTAGTAAAACAAATGCAAAAAGCTAGTGATAATTTGCAATTTGAACAAGCAAAAAGAATTAAAGATCAAATTACTAGTTTAGATTTTATTACTGCAAAACAAAATGTAGATATTGTTACAAATAAAAATATTGATGTAGTTAATTATGAAATTAATGAAGAAAAAATTTGTTTTGTGATGTTGTTTTATAGATTAGGTCAATTAACTTATAAAGATGAATATATTCAAAATTATGAAGGTCAAGATTTAGATGAATTATTAAATAGCTATTTACAACAAATTTATCAAAAAAATCTTTATCCTGATGTATTATTAATTCCAAACGAAATTGACTTATTAGATTTAGATGAAAATTTATTGGAATTTAGTTCTTATAGTTTTAATAATCAAGATGATATTTTTATAAAATTAGCAAAACAAAATGCAGTTGATAGCTTAAATAAATCTATTCTTTCAAATAATGTAAATAGTGGAGATGAGCTTGAAATTTTAGATCAACTTCAACAAATATCAAATATTAATAAATATCCAAAACGTATTGAAATTTTTGATATTTCAAATATTTATAATCAGTTTATAACTGGAGCTTGTATAGTTTATATTAATGCAAAACCAGTTAGAAATGAATTTAGAAAATATAATATTGATTCTCAATACACTTCAGATTATGCAAGAATGAAGTTTATGTTAGAAAAAAGGTTTTTAAAAAGAATAAAAGAAAAAGAACAATTACCAGATCTTATTATTGTTGATGGTGGTATTATTCAAATTCATGCAGCTAAAGAAGTTTTAAATAAATTGAATTTAAAAATTAATGTAATTGGTTTAAGTAAAGATAATAATCATAAAACTAGATATTTAATTGATATTTTTGAGCAAACTATTGATATTAAAAACTTTAAAAAATTGTATAATTTTTTAACAAGTTTACAAATTAGAGTTGATGAATATGCAAAGTCTGGATTTAGAAAAAAATACCACAATCAGTTAAATGATCAAATCCTTTTAATAAAAGGTGTTGGTAAAAAAACTAATTTAAAATTATATAAGCATTTTAAAACAATTGATAATATTAAAAACGCTAGCTTTGATGAACTAAACAAAATTATTAATAATAAAAAAATTACTAACTTAATTATTAGTAATTTTAAGAAATAA
- a CDS encoding amino acid permease, whose amino-acid sequence MGFNYTVGIGFIGNLAIFSNIKIQNQINQNSTGLHIFWIFALLGLVASICALAFAKLSTIHKSDNNGGTYLYARTAFGRFIGLMVAFIQYVMLPFIIAHQIWGLLKTFLITDLSRIKLRLW is encoded by the coding sequence ATGGGATTTAATTATACAGTTGGTATTGGTTTTATAGGTAATTTAGCAATTTTTTCTAATATTAAAATTCAAAATCAAATAAATCAAAATTCGACAGGGTTACATATTTTTTGAATTTTTGCACTACTAGGACTAGTTGCTTCAATTTGTGCATTAGCATTTGCAAAACTTTCTACTATTCATAAATCAGATAATAATGGTGGGACTTATTTGTATGCTAGAACGGCTTTTGGTAGATTTATAGGATTAATGGTTGCATTCATTCAGTATGTAATGTTACCATTTATTATTGCTCATCAAATTTGAGGTCTTTTAAAAACTTTTTTAATAACAGATTTATCCAGGATTAAGTTGAGGCTTTGATAA
- a CDS encoding ribonuclease J — protein MPDIKFTALGGQDERGKNLYVLEIDNDFFILDAGVKYPEKDILGIDTVIPKFDYIKQNKKKIKGIFLTNPSAYNMGAIPYLLKEIEAPIYCNEITELIARIKFQKLRVKNKDHILKVVHDKDILKIGNTKVEIFRTTSSSPQSFGYVFHTELGSIVYAGDYIIDGKEQSYFSTDYTHLSQIAKRGVLALISDAEFASRKDFTVPNHKIDKYILAPFKEKNTKIIVAIFEEDIHKLGQICMAAKENNRKIAVYGRTMDAVLRSNLIHENLVIKPEDLISIQEYVNSNNGVLIISGTGDDLYSKLAKIATSNDSLVEFTEKDLIILTNTPVAGVEKRHAQILDELARTDARLLALSDKNIWSMRASYEDIKMLTSILNPKYFIPIKALYKDFLNAEKAAIEAGVNNQNIGIIDNGEILKLSKNHLAISEHGAEHGNVYVDGSGIGDVGSIVLNERKQLATDGVIIVGATIDSRNKELISLIDTQMRGVLYIQEDNPIFKILQREITNLIIEGQALYKKDPKKYDLNEIKKDITSRIKQLIKQESGKTPIVLVIINESDGKGYIPKNNKKRFNNPGKNNKSKRDKS, from the coding sequence ATGCCAGATATTAAATTTACTGCTCTTGGTGGTCAAGATGAGAGAGGAAAAAATCTTTATGTTTTAGAAATAGATAATGATTTTTTTATACTTGATGCCGGGGTTAAGTACCCTGAAAAAGACATTTTAGGAATTGATACAGTGATTCCTAAATTTGACTATATTAAACAAAACAAAAAAAAGATAAAAGGAATTTTTTTAACAAATCCTAGTGCTTATAATATGGGAGCTATTCCTTATTTATTAAAAGAAATTGAAGCACCAATTTATTGCAATGAAATTACTGAATTAATTGCAAGAATTAAATTTCAAAAGTTAAGAGTAAAAAATAAGGATCATATATTAAAAGTTGTTCATGATAAAGATATTTTAAAAATAGGAAATACCAAAGTTGAGATTTTTAGAACAACTTCATCTTCACCACAATCATTTGGATATGTCTTTCATACCGAATTAGGTTCTATTGTTTATGCTGGTGATTATATTATTGATGGAAAAGAACAATCTTATTTTTCAACTGACTATACTCATTTATCTCAAATTGCAAAAAGGGGTGTTCTAGCTTTAATTAGTGATGCTGAGTTTGCTTCAAGAAAAGATTTTACTGTTCCAAACCATAAAATAGATAAATACATATTAGCTCCATTTAAAGAAAAAAACACTAAAATTATTGTTGCAATTTTTGAAGAAGATATTCATAAATTAGGCCAAATATGTATGGCCGCTAAAGAAAACAATAGAAAAATAGCAGTTTATGGAAGAACAATGGATGCAGTTTTAAGATCTAATTTAATCCATGAAAATCTAGTTATAAAACCTGAAGATTTAATTTCAATCCAAGAATATGTTAATTCAAATAATGGAGTTTTAATAATCTCAGGTACTGGTGATGATCTTTATTCAAAATTAGCAAAAATTGCTACTTCTAATGATAGTTTAGTTGAGTTTACAGAAAAAGATCTAATTATTTTAACAAATACCCCAGTTGCTGGAGTTGAAAAACGCCATGCTCAAATTCTTGATGAACTTGCAAGAACTGATGCTAGATTACTTGCATTAAGTGATAAAAATATTTGATCTATGAGAGCAAGTTATGAAGACATTAAAATGCTAACTTCTATTTTAAATCCAAAATACTTTATTCCAATAAAAGCTTTATATAAAGATTTTTTAAATGCCGAAAAGGCGGCTATTGAAGCTGGTGTTAATAATCAAAATATTGGAATTATTGATAATGGTGAAATTTTAAAATTATCAAAGAATCATTTAGCAATATCAGAACATGGTGCTGAACACGGAAATGTTTATGTTGATGGATCTGGAATTGGAGATGTTGGTTCTATTGTTTTAAATGAAAGAAAACAATTGGCAACTGATGGAGTAATTATAGTTGGAGCCACTATTGATAGTAGAAATAAAGAGTTAATTTCTTTAATTGACACACAAATGAGAGGTGTTTTATATATTCAAGAAGATAACCCTATCTTTAAAATTTTGCAAAGAGAAATTACTAACTTAATTATTGAAGGACAAGCTTTATATAAAAAAGATCCTAAAAAATATGATTTAAACGAAATTAAAAAAGATATAACATCTAGAATTAAACAATTAATAAAACAAGAATCAGGAAAAACACCAATTGTTTTAGTAATTATTAATGAATCTGATGGTAAAGGTTATATTCCTAAAAATAATAAAAAAAGATTTAACAACCCAGGCAAAAACAATAAATCTAAAAGAGATAAATCCTAA
- a CDS encoding SDR family oxidoreductase — translation MKPLVVITGASSGIGLACAKYFSNQGHPLLIVARRKEILDNLNLKNTITARVDVTNFDELNSAIKQAEKIYGPVDLMINNAGIMILEKYKDQNIEDKYKMMDVNVKGVINGMDAVLPSMLKQNRGTIVNISSVAARYTYTDHSVYCGSKYAVNAITEQLRKELSNTNIRFTLIEPAIVNTNLLDSTKNQQIHNDYQKSIDEINGGLKPEQIAQTIYYIYSLPQDVMIPELMISHTNESEV, via the coding sequence ATGAAACCATTAGTTGTAATTACTGGAGCTAGTTCAGGAATTGGATTAGCTTGTGCTAAATATTTTTCAAATCAGGGTCATCCTTTATTAATTGTTGCAAGAAGAAAAGAAATTCTAGATAATTTAAATTTAAAAAACACAATAACAGCTAGAGTTGATGTTACAAATTTTGATGAATTAAATTCTGCTATTAAACAAGCTGAAAAAATTTATGGTCCTGTTGATTTGATGATCAATAATGCTGGAATAATGATTTTAGAAAAATACAAAGATCAAAACATTGAAGATAAGTATAAAATGATGGATGTTAACGTTAAAGGTGTTATTAATGGAATGGATGCAGTTTTACCAAGTATGCTAAAACAAAATCGTGGAACAATAGTTAATATTTCTAGTGTTGCTGCTAGATATACTTATACTGATCATTCAGTTTATTGTGGATCTAAATATGCAGTTAATGCAATTACTGAACAATTAAGAAAAGAATTAAGCAATACTAATATTAGATTTACATTAATTGAACCTGCTATTGTAAATACTAATTTATTAGATAGTACAAAAAATCAGCAAATACATAATGATTATCAAAAATCAATTGATGAAATTAATGGTGGGTTAAAACCTGAACAAATTGCTCAAACTATTTATTATATATACTCATTACCACAAGATGTTATGATACCTGAATTAATGATTTCTCATACTAATGAATCAGAAGTTTAG